The following coding sequences lie in one Chanos chanos chromosome 4, fChaCha1.1, whole genome shotgun sequence genomic window:
- the ddx21 gene encoding nucleolar RNA helicase 2 isoform X2 — protein MPSKIFDCTDSVVQGENVVSGMEISEENKKKKAKDGKIKKKKTTIAEETDECTPPAPKKRKSEKMNTAMGDLQESTDVNGNLEQRPLLMKNKSLSSEEPSSDSSNDQISEKKKKKKKINSGDTIANGVTTESLKINGEINGHSAETPAQSSEDSSSDSEKELTPEQKAGAFSNFRISQQTIRLLQARGVTYLFDIQVKTFNAVYDGKDVVGQARTGTGKTFSFAIPLVEKLLSGPEDKRRGRAPKVLVLAPTRELAIQVAKDFKDITKKLSVTCFYGGSSYNPQVDAIRSGIDVLVGTPGRIKDHLQNNKLDLSQLKHVVLDEVDQMLDMGFAEQVEEILATSYKKDSESNPQTLLFSATCPPWVYAVAKKYMRPQYVHVDLIGKKTQKAATTVDHLAIACHWSQRAAVIGDVIQVYSGSHSRTIVFCETKKEAGELSLSSSIKQSAQSLHGDIPQKQREVTLKGFRNGTFEVLVATNVAARGLDIPEVDLVIQCSPPKDVESYIHRAGRTGRAGRTGVCICFYQRKEEDQLRYVEQKAGITFKRVGVPTANDIIKSSSKDAVRYLDSVPAAAIEYFRGAAEKLIEERGAVEALAAALAHISGATSLEQRSLINSDAGYTTMILKCSQEMHSIGYAWRGLKEQLGEEIDSQIQRMTFLKGKKGVCFDVPVDKVKGIQEVWQDGRRWQLSMAMELPELEESMRNRGDRASGGFGGRGGGRGGGRGSFRNSNGSFNNRRGRGGRGGGGGGVKRSFSRAFER, from the exons ATGCCGTCGAAGATATTTGACTGTACCGACAGCGTTGTCCAAGGAGAGAATGTGGTCAGCGGCATGGAGATAAGCGAAGAGAACAAA aagaaaaaagcaaaggatGGAAAgatcaagaagaagaaaactacCATAGCAGAAGAAACAGATGAGTGCACACCTCCAGCtcccaaaaagagaaaaagtgaaaaaatgaacacagccaTGGGGGACCTGCAAGAGTCCACTGATGTCAACGGAAATCTTGAACAGAGACcacttttaatgaaaaacaaatctctttcTAGTGAAGAGCCCAGCAGTGACTCATCAAATGACCAAATCAGTGAG aagaagaaaaagaagaaaaagataaatTCAGGGGACACTATAGCCAATGGAGTAACAACAGAATCTCTTAAGATCAACGGAGAGATCAATGGACATTCCGCAGAGACACCAGCACAGTCAAGTGAGGACTCAAGTAGTGACAGTGAAAAAGAATTG ACCCCAGAGCAGAAGGCAGGAGCGTTTTCAAATTTCCGAATCTCTCAGCAGACCATCAGATTACTTCAAG CACGCGGTGTGACATACTTGTTTGACATTCAAGTTAAAACCTTCAACGCAGTATATGATGGAAAGGATGTGGTGGGACAGGCCAGAACAGGCACAGGAAAAACATTCTCTTTTGCCATCCCATTGGTGGAGAAACTGTTGTCTGGGCcagaagacaagagaagaggCAGAGCCCCAAAG GTTCTGGTTCTTGCACCTACCCGTGAGCTTGCCATTCAGGTAGCTAAAGACTTCAAGGATATCACCAAAAAACTCTCTGTTACCTGTTTCTATGGAGGAAGCTCTTATAATCCTCaag TTGATGCAATCCGCAGTGGTATCGATGTACTGGTTGGAACCCCGGGTCGCATTAAAGACCACCTCCAGAACAACAAACTGGACCTGTCTCAGTTAAAACATGTGGTTCTGGATGAAGTAGACCAGATGCTTGACATGGGCTTTGCTGAACAAGTGGAAGAGATCCTAGCTACCTCCTACAAAAAAG ACTCTGAGAGCAACCCACAGACCCTGCTGTTCTCAGCCACCTGTCCTCCTTGGGTTTATGCAGTGGCCAAGAAATACATGCGGCCGCAGTATGTACATGTGGATCTCATTGGCAAAAAGACCCAGAAAGCTGCCACTACCGTTGat CATCTTGCCATCGCCTGTCACTGGTCCCAGAGGGCAGCCGTCATTGGTGATGTCATACAAGTGTACAGTGGCAGCCATAGCCGCACCATTGTCTTCTGCGAGACCAAGAAAGAAGCCGGCGAGCTGTCGCTGAGTAGCTCTATCAAACAG AGTGCTCAGTCGTTACACGGAGACATTCCACAGAAGCAAAGAGAAGTTACTCTGAAAGGATTCAGGAACGGGACCTTTGAGGTCTTAGTGGCCACAAACGTTGCTGCCCGAGGCTTAGATATCCCAGAAGTCGACTTGGTCATACAGTGTTCACCTCCTAAG GATGTTGAGTCTTATATTCATAGAGCTGGGCGAACCGGGAGAGCAGGCCGAACTGGCGTATGCATCTGTTTCTACCAACGCAAAGAGGAAGACCAGCTCAGATATGTGGAGCAGAAAGCT GGAATCACATTCAAGCGTGTTGGAGTTCCAACTGCCAATGATATCATCAAATCTTCTAGTAAAGACGCTGTCAG GTACTTGGATTCCGTGCCAGCCGCGGCTATTGAGTATTTCCGTGGAGCTGCTGAAAAACTAATCGAAGAACGCGGTGCAGTGGAAGCCCTGGCAGCAGCTCTAGCTCACATATCTGGAGCTACCAGTTTAGAGCAAAGATCTCTTATCAACTCTGATGCC GGCTACACCACCATGATACTGAAGTGCTCACAGGAGATGCACAGCATCGGTTATGCCTGGAGGGGTCTTAAGGAGCAGCTCGGCGAGGAGATTGATAGTCAGATTCAACGCATGACCTTCCTTAAAGGCAAAAAG ggTGTTTGTTTCGATGTCCCCGTTGATAAAGTGAAAGGGATCCAG GAGGTCTGGCAAGATGGTCGGCGCTGGCAACTGTCCATGGCCATGGAGCTCCCAGAGTTGGAAGAGAGCATGCGTAACCGAGGCGACCGGGCATCGGGTGGATTCGGGGGTCGCGGCGGAGGCAGGGGCGGAGGCCGCGGAAGCTTCAGAAACAGCAACGGCAGCTTTAACAACAGGAGAGGACGGGGCggccgaggaggaggaggaggaggcgtaAAACGCAGCTTCAGCAGAGCGTTCGAGCGTTAG
- the ddx21 gene encoding nucleolar RNA helicase 2 isoform X1 codes for MPSKIFDCTDSVVQGENVVSGMEISEENKVMKKKAKDGKIKKKKTTIAEETDECTPPAPKKRKSEKMNTAMGDLQESTDVNGNLEQRPLLMKNKSLSSEEPSSDSSNDQISEKKKKKKKINSGDTIANGVTTESLKINGEINGHSAETPAQSSEDSSSDSEKELTPEQKAGAFSNFRISQQTIRLLQARGVTYLFDIQVKTFNAVYDGKDVVGQARTGTGKTFSFAIPLVEKLLSGPEDKRRGRAPKVLVLAPTRELAIQVAKDFKDITKKLSVTCFYGGSSYNPQVDAIRSGIDVLVGTPGRIKDHLQNNKLDLSQLKHVVLDEVDQMLDMGFAEQVEEILATSYKKDSESNPQTLLFSATCPPWVYAVAKKYMRPQYVHVDLIGKKTQKAATTVDHLAIACHWSQRAAVIGDVIQVYSGSHSRTIVFCETKKEAGELSLSSSIKQSAQSLHGDIPQKQREVTLKGFRNGTFEVLVATNVAARGLDIPEVDLVIQCSPPKDVESYIHRAGRTGRAGRTGVCICFYQRKEEDQLRYVEQKAGITFKRVGVPTANDIIKSSSKDAVRYLDSVPAAAIEYFRGAAEKLIEERGAVEALAAALAHISGATSLEQRSLINSDAGYTTMILKCSQEMHSIGYAWRGLKEQLGEEIDSQIQRMTFLKGKKGVCFDVPVDKVKGIQEVWQDGRRWQLSMAMELPELEESMRNRGDRASGGFGGRGGGRGGGRGSFRNSNGSFNNRRGRGGRGGGGGGVKRSFSRAFER; via the exons ATGCCGTCGAAGATATTTGACTGTACCGACAGCGTTGTCCAAGGAGAGAATGTGGTCAGCGGCATGGAGATAAGCGAAGAGAACAAAGTAATG aagaaaaaagcaaaggatGGAAAgatcaagaagaagaaaactacCATAGCAGAAGAAACAGATGAGTGCACACCTCCAGCtcccaaaaagagaaaaagtgaaaaaatgaacacagccaTGGGGGACCTGCAAGAGTCCACTGATGTCAACGGAAATCTTGAACAGAGACcacttttaatgaaaaacaaatctctttcTAGTGAAGAGCCCAGCAGTGACTCATCAAATGACCAAATCAGTGAG aagaagaaaaagaagaaaaagataaatTCAGGGGACACTATAGCCAATGGAGTAACAACAGAATCTCTTAAGATCAACGGAGAGATCAATGGACATTCCGCAGAGACACCAGCACAGTCAAGTGAGGACTCAAGTAGTGACAGTGAAAAAGAATTG ACCCCAGAGCAGAAGGCAGGAGCGTTTTCAAATTTCCGAATCTCTCAGCAGACCATCAGATTACTTCAAG CACGCGGTGTGACATACTTGTTTGACATTCAAGTTAAAACCTTCAACGCAGTATATGATGGAAAGGATGTGGTGGGACAGGCCAGAACAGGCACAGGAAAAACATTCTCTTTTGCCATCCCATTGGTGGAGAAACTGTTGTCTGGGCcagaagacaagagaagaggCAGAGCCCCAAAG GTTCTGGTTCTTGCACCTACCCGTGAGCTTGCCATTCAGGTAGCTAAAGACTTCAAGGATATCACCAAAAAACTCTCTGTTACCTGTTTCTATGGAGGAAGCTCTTATAATCCTCaag TTGATGCAATCCGCAGTGGTATCGATGTACTGGTTGGAACCCCGGGTCGCATTAAAGACCACCTCCAGAACAACAAACTGGACCTGTCTCAGTTAAAACATGTGGTTCTGGATGAAGTAGACCAGATGCTTGACATGGGCTTTGCTGAACAAGTGGAAGAGATCCTAGCTACCTCCTACAAAAAAG ACTCTGAGAGCAACCCACAGACCCTGCTGTTCTCAGCCACCTGTCCTCCTTGGGTTTATGCAGTGGCCAAGAAATACATGCGGCCGCAGTATGTACATGTGGATCTCATTGGCAAAAAGACCCAGAAAGCTGCCACTACCGTTGat CATCTTGCCATCGCCTGTCACTGGTCCCAGAGGGCAGCCGTCATTGGTGATGTCATACAAGTGTACAGTGGCAGCCATAGCCGCACCATTGTCTTCTGCGAGACCAAGAAAGAAGCCGGCGAGCTGTCGCTGAGTAGCTCTATCAAACAG AGTGCTCAGTCGTTACACGGAGACATTCCACAGAAGCAAAGAGAAGTTACTCTGAAAGGATTCAGGAACGGGACCTTTGAGGTCTTAGTGGCCACAAACGTTGCTGCCCGAGGCTTAGATATCCCAGAAGTCGACTTGGTCATACAGTGTTCACCTCCTAAG GATGTTGAGTCTTATATTCATAGAGCTGGGCGAACCGGGAGAGCAGGCCGAACTGGCGTATGCATCTGTTTCTACCAACGCAAAGAGGAAGACCAGCTCAGATATGTGGAGCAGAAAGCT GGAATCACATTCAAGCGTGTTGGAGTTCCAACTGCCAATGATATCATCAAATCTTCTAGTAAAGACGCTGTCAG GTACTTGGATTCCGTGCCAGCCGCGGCTATTGAGTATTTCCGTGGAGCTGCTGAAAAACTAATCGAAGAACGCGGTGCAGTGGAAGCCCTGGCAGCAGCTCTAGCTCACATATCTGGAGCTACCAGTTTAGAGCAAAGATCTCTTATCAACTCTGATGCC GGCTACACCACCATGATACTGAAGTGCTCACAGGAGATGCACAGCATCGGTTATGCCTGGAGGGGTCTTAAGGAGCAGCTCGGCGAGGAGATTGATAGTCAGATTCAACGCATGACCTTCCTTAAAGGCAAAAAG ggTGTTTGTTTCGATGTCCCCGTTGATAAAGTGAAAGGGATCCAG GAGGTCTGGCAAGATGGTCGGCGCTGGCAACTGTCCATGGCCATGGAGCTCCCAGAGTTGGAAGAGAGCATGCGTAACCGAGGCGACCGGGCATCGGGTGGATTCGGGGGTCGCGGCGGAGGCAGGGGCGGAGGCCGCGGAAGCTTCAGAAACAGCAACGGCAGCTTTAACAACAGGAGAGGACGGGGCggccgaggaggaggaggaggaggcgtaAAACGCAGCTTCAGCAGAGCGTTCGAGCGTTAG